A section of the Pseudovibrio sp. M1P-2-3 genome encodes:
- a CDS encoding (deoxy)nucleoside triphosphate pyrophosphohydrolase, translating to MKTLIVAACSLIDADGRILLSQRPEGKSLAGLWEFPGGKQESGETLEDTLIRELHEELAITVKKECLAPLTFASHVYEDFYLLMPLYVCRRWSGTPKGAEGQNLAWVRANKLRTYKMPEADEPLIPHLIDLLLM from the coding sequence ATGAAAACACTCATTGTTGCCGCATGTTCCCTCATTGATGCTGATGGTAGAATTTTGCTTTCCCAGCGTCCGGAAGGAAAAAGTCTGGCGGGACTCTGGGAGTTTCCTGGAGGAAAGCAGGAGAGCGGCGAAACTCTGGAAGATACCCTAATTCGCGAGTTGCATGAAGAACTTGCCATTACGGTTAAAAAAGAGTGTTTGGCACCCCTAACATTTGCGAGTCATGTTTACGAAGATTTTTATCTACTCATGCCATTATATGTGTGCAGGCGGTGGTCGGGAACGCCAAAAGGGGCCGAGGGGCAAAATCTGGCTTGGGTTCGTGCAAACAAGTTGCGTACCTACAAAATGCCTGAAGCTGATGAACCTCTCATTCCGCATCTCATAGACTTGTTGTTGATGTAG
- the ubiG gene encoding bifunctional 2-polyprenyl-6-hydroxyphenol methylase/3-demethylubiquinol 3-O-methyltransferase UbiG: MHQADKSASGTHGTVDASEVARFSAIADEWWDPTGKFKPLHKFNPVRVSYIKEYASAHFERDEKSAHALKGLRILDIGCGGGLLSEPIAKMGADVIGADPSTTNINVAKIHAEQSGLNIDYRCETAEELAANGEKFDIVLNMEVVEHVADVPLFLETTASMVKPGGLMFVATINRTLKAYALAIIAAEHVLRWLPAGTHSYDKLVRPEEIKGPLETAGLQIFEDCGVSFNPLLDQWSRSRDLDVNYMVIARRAG, from the coding sequence ATGCATCAGGCAGATAAATCCGCATCCGGAACCCATGGCACTGTCGACGCCTCAGAGGTTGCCCGCTTTTCTGCGATAGCGGATGAATGGTGGGACCCAACTGGTAAATTCAAACCACTTCATAAATTCAATCCGGTACGAGTTTCCTACATTAAGGAATATGCATCCGCTCACTTTGAAAGAGACGAGAAATCTGCCCATGCTCTCAAAGGGCTACGTATATTGGATATCGGTTGCGGTGGCGGATTGCTAAGCGAACCCATAGCAAAAATGGGGGCAGATGTTATCGGAGCTGACCCTTCCACCACCAATATCAATGTAGCCAAAATTCATGCTGAGCAATCTGGTTTGAATATAGACTATCGCTGCGAGACTGCCGAGGAGCTGGCTGCCAATGGCGAAAAATTTGATATAGTTCTCAACATGGAAGTTGTTGAACACGTTGCAGATGTTCCTCTTTTCCTTGAAACAACTGCCTCGATGGTAAAGCCAGGTGGCCTTATGTTTGTCGCAACCATAAATCGCACACTAAAAGCTTACGCCCTTGCTATCATTGCAGCAGAGCACGTTTTACGTTGGCTGCCTGCGGGAACTCATTCCTATGATAAGCTTGTCCGTCCAGAGGAAATTAAAGGCCCACTTGAAACTGCCGGCCTTCAAATTTTCGAGGACTGCGGAGTGAGTTTCAACCCGCTTCTGGACCAGTGGTCCCGCTCTCGGGATCTGGACGTGAACTACATGGTCATTGCTCGTAGAGCAGGATAG
- a CDS encoding aspartate kinase, producing MARLVMKFGGTSVADLDRIRNVARHVKREVDAGNEVAVVVSAMSGVTNSLVGYTKDAAALHDAREYDAVVASGEQVTSGLLSIVLQDMGVDARSWQGWQIPIHTNEAHGAARIARIEGKTLIERLERKQVAVIAGFQGLAPDNRIATLGRGGSDTSAVAIAAAINADRCDIYTDVDGVYTTDPRIVTKAKRLEKVAFEEMLEMASLGAKVLQVRSVEMAMVHGVRTFVRSSFEDPDASQVGEGGLPPGTLICDEDEILEQQVVTGIAFSKDEAQISIRNVADKPGVAGRVFGPLADANINVDMIVQNISPDGKMTDITFTVPETDYDRARKVIEENVEEIGFENIQGATDVVKVSVIGMGMRSHAGVAADCFRGMAEKGINIRAITTSEIKISVLIDSAYTELAVRTLHSLYGLDG from the coding sequence ATGGCCCGTTTAGTTATGAAATTCGGCGGCACCTCCGTCGCTGATCTGGATCGCATCCGCAACGTCGCGCGGCATGTGAAAAGAGAAGTTGATGCTGGCAACGAGGTTGCTGTGGTCGTCTCAGCCATGTCTGGCGTCACAAACAGCCTAGTCGGTTATACAAAGGATGCTGCGGCCCTGCACGATGCACGCGAGTACGATGCTGTTGTGGCCTCAGGAGAACAGGTGACATCTGGCCTGTTGTCAATTGTTCTGCAAGATATGGGCGTGGATGCCCGTTCATGGCAGGGGTGGCAAATTCCCATCCATACCAATGAAGCCCACGGTGCAGCCCGCATCGCGCGCATTGAAGGGAAAACGCTTATCGAGCGCCTCGAGCGCAAACAGGTAGCCGTTATCGCTGGTTTTCAGGGTCTTGCCCCGGATAACCGCATAGCCACCCTTGGCCGTGGCGGCTCGGATACCAGCGCCGTTGCAATTGCAGCAGCGATCAATGCGGACCGATGTGATATCTATACAGATGTTGATGGTGTCTACACCACAGACCCGCGAATTGTGACCAAAGCCAAACGCTTGGAAAAGGTTGCCTTTGAAGAGATGCTGGAAATGGCCTCATTGGGTGCCAAAGTCCTTCAGGTTCGATCTGTTGAGATGGCTATGGTGCATGGTGTGCGGACCTTTGTGCGCTCCAGTTTTGAGGATCCTGATGCTTCGCAAGTAGGCGAAGGGGGCCTCCCACCGGGTACACTTATTTGCGACGAGGACGAGATATTGGAACAGCAAGTCGTAACGGGTATCGCCTTTTCGAAGGACGAAGCTCAAATTTCAATCCGCAATGTGGCAGACAAACCTGGTGTTGCCGGTAGAGTGTTTGGCCCCTTGGCGGACGCGAACATCAATGTGGATATGATCGTTCAGAATATTTCACCTGATGGAAAGATGACGGACATCACTTTCACCGTGCCGGAAACCGACTACGACCGGGCACGCAAGGTGATTGAAGAAAATGTCGAAGAAATCGGTTTTGAAAATATTCAAGGGGCGACGGATGTTGTGAAAGTATCCGTTATTGGCATGGGGATGCGATCCCATGCTGGTGTCGCAGCGGACTGCTTTAGAGGTATGGCCGAGAAGGGAATTAATATTCGGGCAATCACAACGTCCGAAATAAAAATTTCCGTTTTGATCGACTCTGCCTATACAGAACTTGCAGTTAGAACGCTTCATTCGCTATACGGTCTGGACGGATAA
- a CDS encoding alpha/beta fold hydrolase encodes MSTNNESIVFIPGLALTKAVFKSQCQALSAYSILIANTCEKPSLKGIAEQLLEEAPPQFSLVGHSMGGYVAMEIMRLAPERVKRLALLSTHAHTNTPEQLARRKKEIQLAQRGRFVKLNIAKYSSLVAPQNISNVKIRKAALEMAEEIGPDVFIAQQNALIRRPDHRGILRDIRCPTLIIVGIQDQVAPVSLANEMHSAIAGSKLELFENCGHLSPLECPEEVNGALIQWMQAPIVV; translated from the coding sequence ATGTCTACAAACAATGAGAGTATCGTTTTCATTCCCGGGCTCGCGCTCACCAAGGCAGTTTTTAAATCACAGTGCCAAGCGTTAAGCGCCTATTCAATTCTGATTGCAAATACCTGTGAAAAACCCTCTCTCAAAGGGATTGCGGAGCAACTGCTTGAAGAAGCTCCGCCACAATTTTCTCTTGTTGGTCACTCTATGGGGGGCTACGTGGCAATGGAAATCATGCGCCTCGCGCCTGAACGCGTCAAACGTCTGGCCCTTCTCAGCACCCATGCTCACACGAATACACCTGAACAGCTTGCCAGAAGAAAAAAAGAAATCCAATTGGCCCAGAGAGGGCGATTTGTTAAGCTGAATATTGCCAAGTACTCCAGCCTTGTCGCACCTCAAAACATCTCAAATGTCAAAATTAGAAAGGCAGCCCTCGAGATGGCCGAGGAAATTGGTCCTGATGTTTTTATAGCGCAACAAAATGCGCTGATTCGGCGGCCAGATCACAGAGGAATTTTACGTGATATTCGCTGCCCGACGCTGATTATTGTCGGAATTCAGGATCAGGTCGCACCCGTCTCTCTTGCCAATGAAATGCATAGTGCAATTGCCGGCAGTAAACTGGAACTCTTTGAAAATTGTGGGCATTTATCACCACTGGAGTGCCCTGAAGAAGTGAATGGCGCACTAATTCAATGGATGCAGGCTCCTATTGTAGTTTAA
- a CDS encoding carbon-nitrogen hydrolase family protein: MEKFLAACVQMRTGRSVSENLEVCETLVRMAAGGGARYIQTPEMTNLLEKDRRSQLTKSSREESDLFLKRLLPLAAELGVWLHLGSLAIKVRDDKLVNRGFFISPKGEIIQRYDKVHMFDVNLPNGETWCESSTYESGSRVSVIHTAVASIGMAICYDLRQPAIFREQAKAGAQILTAPSAFTRQTGEAHWHVLQRARAIENGAYMISAAQGGDHEDGRSTFGHSMVVDPWGKVVAELDHRKPDVLFAEIDLKNVAGARKRIPALANEKAFVIQEVSALGAEEIQT, encoded by the coding sequence ATGGAAAAATTTCTGGCAGCGTGTGTACAAATGAGGACAGGTCGTTCCGTTTCGGAAAACCTTGAGGTCTGCGAAACTTTGGTACGCATGGCTGCTGGTGGTGGCGCACGCTATATACAAACTCCGGAGATGACCAACCTTCTAGAGAAAGATCGTCGCTCCCAGTTAACCAAAAGTTCAAGGGAGGAAAGTGACCTTTTTCTTAAAAGGCTTCTACCGCTTGCTGCTGAGCTGGGCGTGTGGCTGCACCTTGGGTCTTTGGCAATTAAAGTCCGTGACGATAAACTGGTCAATCGTGGCTTTTTTATTTCGCCCAAGGGAGAAATTATTCAACGCTATGATAAGGTCCATATGTTCGATGTTAACTTGCCAAATGGCGAGACATGGTGCGAATCGTCGACATATGAAAGCGGCTCCCGAGTTTCCGTTATTCATACAGCAGTGGCATCAATCGGCATGGCGATTTGTTATGATTTGCGTCAGCCAGCGATCTTTCGCGAACAAGCCAAAGCCGGCGCTCAAATTCTAACAGCTCCCTCCGCTTTCACGAGGCAGACAGGAGAAGCTCACTGGCATGTATTGCAGCGGGCAAGAGCCATAGAAAATGGCGCATATATGATAAGCGCAGCTCAAGGTGGAGATCATGAAGATGGCCGCAGCACTTTTGGTCACAGTATGGTTGTTGATCCTTGGGGCAAAGTTGTCGCAGAGCTTGACCACAGAAAGCCAGATGTGCTTTTTGCGGAAATTGATTTGAAAAATGTGGCAGGGGCGCGGAAGAGAATTCCAGCGCTAGCTAATGAAAAAGCTTTTGTCATTCAGGAGGTTTCTGCGCTTGGCGCAGAGGAGATTCAGACTTGA
- the prmC gene encoding peptide chain release factor N(5)-glutamine methyltransferase: MAGTRKTVEQLYREVRSSLHEAGLPNAGLDARILVAHTLDVEPKSLILHYDKAVQEQAERIVKSHAEARISGTPVGRILGEREFWGLRFQLNEATLEPRSDTETLIEVALEYCERTKGIDYPWTFADIGTGTGAIVVALLSELPNARAVAVDLSLKAAEAALRNARLNGVGDRILITCSSFVDPLGQGFDFIVSNPPYIRSIVVEGLSREVREHDPMLALDGGADGLDAYRELMGSGKKLLKPTGRLVMEIGYDQADDILQLTEKYQAFLESCQKDLGGNDRVVTVAYP; the protein is encoded by the coding sequence TTGGCTGGTACGCGGAAAACTGTTGAACAGCTTTATCGGGAGGTACGCTCCTCACTGCATGAGGCAGGTCTCCCGAATGCGGGCCTCGATGCGCGGATTTTGGTTGCTCACACGCTTGATGTTGAACCTAAGTCTTTGATATTACATTATGACAAGGCGGTTCAGGAGCAAGCTGAGAGGATAGTGAAAAGTCATGCGGAGGCTCGGATCTCCGGTACGCCAGTTGGCCGCATTTTGGGGGAGCGAGAGTTCTGGGGGCTTCGCTTTCAGCTGAATGAAGCAACTTTGGAGCCACGCTCTGATACGGAAACGCTGATTGAAGTTGCCCTTGAATACTGTGAGCGTACTAAGGGTATCGACTATCCTTGGACATTTGCAGATATTGGAACTGGGACCGGAGCCATAGTTGTCGCTCTGCTCAGCGAATTGCCCAACGCCAGAGCTGTTGCTGTTGACCTGTCGTTGAAGGCTGCTGAAGCGGCCTTAAGGAATGCACGGCTCAATGGCGTAGGGGATCGGATACTGATTACCTGCAGCTCATTCGTGGATCCGCTAGGGCAAGGCTTTGATTTCATAGTCAGTAATCCGCCTTATATTCGTAGTATTGTTGTTGAGGGGCTTTCCAGAGAAGTGAGAGAGCATGATCCCATGCTGGCGCTTGACGGTGGTGCCGATGGCCTTGATGCGTATCGTGAGTTGATGGGATCTGGTAAAAAGCTGTTGAAACCAACAGGGCGGCTTGTAATGGAAATTGGATATGATCAAGCTGACGACATTCTTCAACTAACTGAAAAATATCAAGCTTTTCTAGAATCTTGCCAAAAAGACTTAGGAGGAAATGATAGAGTTGTTACCGTTGCTTATCCATGA
- a CDS encoding class I SAM-dependent methyltransferase, with the protein MDDHRLFDKPLLAQRRRTILQKNIDGADFLLKATIQDFAERLQFVSRQFEIGIDLGAHSADVTQTLRESGKVQTVLRADLFDPLPNASAPHMVVDDQSPPLAPESVDLIVSLLNLQVVDDLPGTLAQIRRCLRPDGLFLATVFGSGTLAELRDSLLHAEMELSGGISPRVIPFAETRDLGSLLQRAGFTLPVTDVDRVTVRYNTMFDLMKDLREMGAANPLLARQKHFTSKQLFMKAAQYYAQNYSDPDGRIRATFTFTSLSGWAPHESQQKPLKPGSAKVNLADALGAKEIKI; encoded by the coding sequence ATGGATGATCATAGACTTTTCGATAAACCCCTTCTTGCCCAGCGCCGCAGGACAATACTGCAAAAAAATATCGACGGGGCAGATTTTCTTTTAAAAGCTACCATTCAGGACTTTGCTGAACGGCTTCAGTTCGTTTCCCGACAATTTGAAATTGGTATTGATTTGGGCGCGCACAGTGCTGATGTGACCCAGACTCTGCGTGAGAGCGGCAAGGTTCAAACTGTCCTCAGAGCTGACTTATTCGACCCGCTCCCCAATGCGTCCGCACCACATATGGTGGTTGATGACCAGTCCCCTCCCCTTGCACCTGAAAGCGTTGATCTGATTGTATCCTTGCTGAACTTGCAAGTCGTTGACGACTTACCCGGCACACTCGCACAGATACGAAGATGCCTGCGGCCGGATGGCCTGTTCCTTGCCACGGTTTTTGGAAGCGGGACACTGGCAGAGCTTAGAGATAGCCTGCTCCATGCGGAAATGGAGCTTTCTGGCGGCATCTCCCCGCGTGTGATCCCATTCGCGGAAACGCGAGACTTGGGCAGCCTGTTACAAAGGGCGGGTTTTACACTGCCCGTAACAGATGTGGACCGAGTAACAGTACGCTATAACACCATGTTCGACCTGATGAAGGACCTGCGGGAAATGGGAGCGGCCAACCCTTTACTCGCAAGACAAAAGCACTTCACAAGCAAGCAACTTTTCATGAAGGCCGCACAGTATTACGCACAAAACTATTCTGATCCTGATGGCCGGATCAGAGCAACTTTCACTTTCACATCACTTTCAGGCTGGGCTCCCCATGAAAGCCAGCAAAAGCCTTTAAAGCCTGGATCTGCTAAAGTGAATCTTGCAGATGCGCTTGGAGCAAAAGAGATTAAGATTTAA
- the ptsP gene encoding phosphoenolpyruvate--protein phosphotransferase, which yields MRSSLAGPRVLLRRLREVMAEPSNAQERLDTIVQLIAANVVAEVCSVYILRADGVLELYATVGLNKNAVHQTALRVGEGLVGQIASDARPLNLPNAQAHPSFVYRPETGEDSFNSFLGVPILRAGRTLGVLVVQNMSHRTYFEDEVEALQTTAMVIAEMVAAGELEALAQQGTTIDVVRPLHLKGVALSEGIGLGHVVLHEPRVVITNLIAEDADTEKERLDEAVHRLRLSLDNMLSNGEFSQHGEHREVLEAYRMFAYDRGWVRKIEEAIRNGLTAEAAVEKVQSDTRAKMLRQTDPYLRERLHDLDDLAHRLIRELMGRGSGADDDSMPQDAILVARNMGAAELLDYDRDRIRGLALEECGPTSHVTIVARALGIPTVGQVEDVGTLAEAGDAIIIDGEGGRVFLRPPSDVEEAFAEKVRFRARRQEQYRQLRSKPSVTKDGTDVLLQLNAGLLVDLPNLVDAGASGVGLFRTELQFMVASSFPRMREQEAFYTKVLDAAGDKPVTFRSLDIGGDKVLPYMRLAQEENPAMGWRAIRFGLDRPGLLRTQIRAMLHAAAGRTFKLMFPMVADVEEFRRAKDYVERELRHLSQHGHEAPKELLLGVMVEVPSLLWQLEELFKEVDFVSVGSNDLYQFFNAADRGNARVADRFDPLSPSFLRALRDIAQKGAVMDVPVTLCGELAGQPMAAMALLGVGYRSLSMSPSSVGPVKTMVRALDLVKLQDTLLPLLEPGQAPDNLLDILTRFASENDIPV from the coding sequence ATGCGCAGCAGCTTGGCCGGACCGCGTGTTCTTCTGCGTCGCCTGCGAGAGGTGATGGCAGAGCCGAGCAATGCGCAGGAACGGCTTGATACAATTGTACAACTGATCGCGGCAAACGTAGTTGCAGAGGTTTGCTCTGTGTACATTTTGCGTGCAGACGGTGTGCTGGAGCTATATGCAACTGTCGGCTTGAATAAGAATGCGGTTCACCAAACTGCCTTAAGGGTCGGGGAAGGCCTTGTTGGCCAGATCGCCTCAGATGCCCGCCCTTTGAACCTTCCCAATGCTCAAGCCCACCCTTCTTTTGTTTATCGTCCTGAAACTGGTGAAGATAGTTTTAACTCCTTCCTCGGAGTACCCATTTTGCGGGCCGGGCGCACGCTTGGTGTTCTTGTTGTCCAGAATATGTCCCACCGAACTTATTTCGAGGATGAGGTCGAGGCTTTACAAACTACGGCGATGGTTATTGCTGAAATGGTGGCAGCTGGCGAGCTGGAAGCTTTGGCCCAGCAAGGAACAACAATTGATGTAGTGCGCCCGCTACACCTGAAAGGTGTGGCTCTTTCCGAAGGGATTGGTCTGGGGCATGTGGTCCTGCATGAGCCGCGGGTTGTTATCACAAACCTGATTGCAGAAGATGCCGACACGGAAAAGGAGAGGTTGGACGAAGCCGTTCACCGCCTGCGTCTTTCCTTGGACAACATGCTTTCAAATGGAGAATTCTCCCAGCATGGTGAGCACCGTGAGGTTCTGGAAGCTTATCGTATGTTCGCCTATGACCGTGGGTGGGTACGCAAAATTGAAGAGGCCATCCGTAATGGCCTGACCGCAGAAGCTGCCGTGGAGAAGGTGCAAAGTGATACACGGGCAAAAATGCTCCGGCAGACAGATCCATATTTGCGTGAGCGGTTACATGATTTGGACGACTTGGCTCACCGTCTGATCCGTGAACTCATGGGCAGGGGCAGCGGTGCTGATGATGATTCCATGCCGCAAGATGCCATTCTCGTTGCCCGTAATATGGGTGCAGCGGAACTTCTTGATTATGATCGGGACCGGATTCGTGGTCTTGCCTTGGAAGAGTGCGGGCCAACAAGCCATGTGACAATTGTGGCGCGGGCGCTTGGTATTCCCACTGTTGGACAGGTTGAGGATGTTGGTACGCTCGCGGAAGCTGGCGATGCGATCATCATCGACGGCGAAGGTGGGCGCGTCTTTTTAAGACCTCCATCGGATGTAGAGGAAGCGTTTGCTGAAAAAGTACGATTCCGGGCGCGGCGGCAAGAGCAATATAGGCAGCTGAGGTCCAAGCCGTCTGTAACGAAGGATGGAACGGATGTTCTTCTTCAGCTGAATGCGGGATTGCTGGTTGATCTGCCAAACCTGGTGGATGCTGGTGCGTCCGGTGTTGGGCTTTTTCGTACGGAATTGCAGTTCATGGTGGCCTCGTCATTCCCGCGTATGCGCGAACAGGAAGCCTTTTACACGAAGGTGCTGGATGCAGCTGGCGATAAGCCTGTGACGTTCCGTTCTCTGGATATTGGCGGAGACAAAGTTCTTCCCTACATGCGTTTGGCGCAAGAAGAAAATCCTGCCATGGGGTGGCGAGCCATCCGGTTTGGCTTGGATCGTCCAGGCCTTTTACGAACGCAGATCAGGGCAATGCTACATGCTGCGGCCGGTAGAACTTTCAAGCTCATGTTCCCTATGGTTGCCGACGTGGAGGAGTTCCGCAGGGCAAAGGACTATGTTGAGCGGGAGCTTAGGCACCTGAGCCAGCATGGCCATGAAGCTCCAAAAGAGTTGCTGCTTGGGGTTATGGTAGAAGTTCCAAGCCTGCTTTGGCAGTTGGAAGAGTTGTTCAAAGAAGTTGACTTCGTCTCTGTTGGGTCTAACGACCTCTACCAGTTCTTTAATGCGGCAGATCGTGGAAATGCCCGTGTTGCGGATCGATTTGACCCTTTAAGCCCAAGTTTCCTTAGGGCCCTTCGTGATATTGCCCAAAAAGGTGCGGTAATGGATGTACCAGTAACCTTGTGTGGTGAGCTTGCAGGCCAACCCATGGCCGCGATGGCTTTGTTGGGCGTCGGGTATCGGAGCCTGTCCATGTCTCCATCCTCAGTCGGTCCGGTGAAGACCATGGTGCGTGCTCTGGACTTAGTTAAACTCCAAGATACGCTTTTGCCATTGCTGGAACCGGGGCAAGCCCCCGATAATCTGTTGGATATTCTAACAAGATTTGCATCGGAAAATGATATTCCGGTATAG
- a CDS encoding ComF family protein: protein MPRLSGQMAAMMYQAGRQKLNEDKLLVPVPLHSFRLWRRSFNQSALLARELGKLSGLDFSMDALVRKQSTRHQVGLSRRERIENVQGAFEVSPDAQFTLAGRSIVLIDDVLTTGATLDACNLALKAAGAKRVDTLVFAAVEPDEVAEERNEWAVRITT from the coding sequence ATGCCCCGTCTTTCAGGCCAGATGGCGGCGATGATGTATCAAGCGGGTCGGCAGAAATTAAACGAAGATAAACTGCTTGTGCCCGTACCCTTACATTCTTTTCGTCTATGGCGTCGAAGTTTTAATCAATCAGCGCTTCTGGCCCGCGAGTTGGGAAAACTATCGGGGCTAGATTTTAGCATGGATGCCTTGGTGCGTAAGCAGTCGACCCGTCATCAGGTGGGGCTATCTCGCAGGGAGCGTATTGAAAATGTACAGGGTGCTTTTGAGGTCAGTCCTGATGCCCAGTTTACCCTTGCTGGGCGTTCTATTGTGCTCATTGATGATGTCTTGACCACAGGGGCCACTTTAGATGCTTGCAACTTGGCGCTCAAAGCAGCCGGTGCCAAGCGTGTTGATACATTGGTTTTTGCTGCTGTCGAACCAGATGAAGTAGCTGAAGAGCGCAACGAGTGGGCTGTGCGTATAACGACATAA
- the grxC gene encoding glutaredoxin 3, whose protein sequence is MEKVVIYTRDLCGYCTRAKRLLDNKEVEYAEYNASDDPSHREAMIKKANGKSTFPQIFIDSEHIGGCDDLMALERRGGLDVLLAG, encoded by the coding sequence ATGGAAAAAGTTGTTATCTACACTCGTGACCTGTGTGGTTACTGCACTCGTGCAAAACGACTTCTTGATAATAAAGAAGTAGAATACGCCGAATACAATGCGAGTGATGATCCGAGCCACCGTGAGGCCATGATTAAAAAGGCAAATGGAAAGTCAACATTTCCTCAGATCTTTATTGATTCAGAACATATAGGTGGCTGTGACGACTTGATGGCACTAGAACGTCGCGGTGGACTCGATGTTCTTCTTGCTGGATAA
- a CDS encoding DUF1178 family protein, with amino-acid sequence MINYSLCCDNGHEFDGWFRNSSDFDRQLAMELVTCPVCDSSVVTKRLMAPNVSTSRTKTKAQKEQQLRTQAEKAAVDAVKPPSPAPASPASGQEVVTQAVHQPKISNEVKEKAHEMVEALREFRKQATRNSEDVGKNFAEEARKMHYGESEKRNIHGSSSVDDAKDLIEEGIDVVPLPALPEDHN; translated from the coding sequence TTGATCAATTACTCTTTGTGCTGTGACAATGGACATGAATTTGACGGCTGGTTCCGCAATTCATCTGATTTTGATAGGCAGCTGGCCATGGAGCTGGTTACGTGTCCTGTTTGTGACAGCTCAGTCGTCACCAAGCGGCTCATGGCACCCAATGTTTCTACATCGCGTACCAAGACAAAAGCGCAAAAAGAGCAACAGCTGAGAACTCAAGCTGAAAAAGCAGCCGTGGATGCGGTGAAGCCCCCCTCTCCGGCACCTGCCTCGCCCGCCTCGGGACAAGAGGTTGTAACTCAGGCGGTTCACCAGCCCAAAATTTCGAATGAGGTAAAAGAAAAGGCTCACGAAATGGTGGAAGCGCTTCGGGAGTTTCGAAAGCAGGCAACGCGAAACTCTGAAGATGTGGGTAAAAACTTTGCCGAGGAAGCGCGAAAGATGCACTATGGAGAATCTGAAAAGCGCAATATTCATGGGAGCTCATCCGTAGATGATGCGAAAGACTTGATTGAAGAGGGAATTGATGTGGTCCCGTTGCCAGCACTGCCGGAAGACCACAACTAA
- the prfA gene encoding peptide chain release factor 1: MLAQEKLNTLLSRFDQIEHEMASGPEPKVYIQLSRDYSELEPIVKAIRELQKAESELADAQAMLEDSSLDADMKELAQTERDELSSAVEELTQKVRIGLLPRDKADSHDVILEVRAGTGGDEAALFAGDLFRMYQRFADTRGWKVEVLSTSEGDMGGFKEITAAVTGQEVYAKLKFESGVHRVQRVPDTESQGRIHTSAATVAVLPQAEEVDVEINPADLRIDTYRASGAGGQHVNTTDSAVRIVHNPTGIVVAVQDERSQHKNKDRAMKLLRAKIYEVERERAASERTEARRLQVGSGDRSERIRTYNFPQGRVTDHRIGLTLYKLDQMMAGEATSEVIDALIMDHQANLLAAEGL; the protein is encoded by the coding sequence ATGCTTGCGCAAGAAAAACTAAATACACTGCTTTCGCGATTTGACCAGATTGAACATGAAATGGCATCGGGACCCGAACCGAAAGTTTATATTCAGTTGTCGCGGGATTATTCCGAGCTGGAACCGATCGTGAAAGCTATTCGTGAGCTGCAGAAAGCGGAGAGCGAACTGGCGGATGCTCAAGCTATGCTCGAAGACAGCAGCCTTGATGCGGACATGAAAGAGCTTGCACAGACAGAACGGGACGAGCTCTCTAGCGCTGTTGAAGAACTGACCCAAAAGGTACGCATTGGCCTTCTTCCACGTGATAAAGCGGATTCGCACGACGTAATTCTGGAAGTACGTGCGGGAACTGGCGGGGATGAGGCAGCTCTGTTTGCCGGTGATCTGTTCCGAATGTATCAGCGCTTTGCTGATACAAGGGGATGGAAGGTAGAAGTTCTTTCCACCAGTGAAGGGGATATGGGCGGTTTTAAGGAAATCACTGCCGCCGTAACTGGCCAAGAGGTTTATGCTAAACTGAAGTTTGAATCCGGCGTGCACAGGGTGCAGCGCGTTCCGGACACAGAGTCTCAAGGACGTATTCATACATCCGCTGCAACCGTTGCTGTTCTTCCTCAAGCTGAGGAAGTGGATGTTGAAATCAACCCGGCAGACCTGCGCATTGATACATACCGCGCTTCCGGGGCTGGTGGTCAGCACGTGAATACAACAGATTCTGCTGTGCGTATCGTGCATAATCCGACGGGGATTGTGGTTGCCGTTCAAGACGAACGGTCTCAGCATAAAAACAAAGACCGGGCCATGAAGTTGCTTCGCGCCAAGATTTATGAGGTTGAGCGGGAACGCGCTGCCAGTGAGCGCACAGAAGCGCGCCGCTTGCAGGTTGGGTCAGGCGATCGTTCTGAACGTATCCGCACCTATAACTTCCCTCAGGGGCGTGTAACAGACCACCGGATCGGGTTGACGCTGTATAAGCTGGATCAGATGATGGCAGGTGAGGCAACAAGTGAAGTGATAGACGCTCTTATCATGGACCATCAAGCTAACCTTCTTGCTGCGGAAGGTCTTTGA